In Corallococcus caeni, the genomic stretch GAGTCCCGAACGCCTCGTGTTCCAGCAGAGCTTCGAAGGGCTGATTCGCGCCCTGGGTGACCGCCTGGACGATTCCTGCGCGCGGCAGCTGCGCGAGGCCGGCATCGACCCGCGCGGGAAGCTGTCGGTGGCCTATCCCCTGGAGGTTTGGGTGGAGTCGCTGAAGCTGGCGGCGGCCGTGCTCGCACCCGCGGCCACGCTGGACGACGGCGCGGAGGTGGTGGGCCGGCGCTTCCTGGAGGGCTACGGGGCCACGCTCATCGGCAGCGCGCTCCTGGCGGGGGTGCGGCTGCTGGGCCCGCACCGGATGCTGGAGCGGATGACGCGCAACCTGCGCACGGGCACCAACTACCTGGAGGCGCGGCTGGAGCAGACGGGCCCCACGCGCTACGTGCTCACCTGCCGCCCGGTGGTGGTGGCGGGCTTCTACCGGGGCCTGTTCGCCGCCGGCCTGGAGATGAGCGGCGCGCACGGCGCCTCCGTGGTGCTGATGCGC encodes the following:
- a CDS encoding DUF2378 family protein, translating into MPSPERLVFQQSFEGLIRALGDRLDDSCARQLREAGIDPRGKLSVAYPLEVWVESLKLAAAVLAPAATLDDGAEVVGRRFLEGYGATLIGSALLAGVRLLGPHRMLERMTRNLRTGTNYLEARLEQTGPTRYVLTCRPVVVAGFYRGLFAAGLEMSGAHGASVVLMRSAGDAAVYDLSWLPEKGAGKPPEVKAPPPRSPEPRS